The stretch of DNA ATCTGGGCATGGGCCTCTTAGGACACGCACTGGCAAATGCGACCAAAGCCTCGAACTTTGAATCTGCCTTGCAGACTCATCTGCTGGACCCTCTCGAGCTTCACGAGACAAGATTCCACTTGACGCCAGAAATGCAAACGCGACGAGTACCGACCTTCAATCAACAGGGGATCGCTGCACCCACCTGGTCGTTTGCAACTTTAGAAGCCTGTGGTGGGCTCCACTCCTCTATCCATGATCTTACTCGCTGGGTCAAAGCCCACTGGCCACTACCAAACGATGCTGAGAAACCCCTCGCTGGCCACCAATTGCAGACACAACGACACGCTTCCTTAGAGATTTCTGCTGCATTCGCCAACAGCTTAAAGACCCATTTCCCTAAACATCCCGACCCGCTGTCGAAAAAGCTTCAAATGGGACTGGGATGGCACTTAATAACCATTCCTCTGCCGAAAAACACGACTCCCGACAACCAGAAAAATGAACATCGCCCCCGCATGAAAAGGATTGCTTTCCACGCTGGGGCGACGACCGCCTCAAGAAGTTTTGTTGCTCTCGATGCCGAACATCGTGTCGGTGTGATTCTGCTGGCCAATGTCCCACATTCGCTGGACGAAATCGGCATCCAACTGATGCAGCAATTACTGACCCACGAATGAGCCCATTCCAGAAGTCATCCAACTATTGCCGACGGAATCGATACTCTTCATTCTTCGAATCAAAATCCGCTTCGGCTAACTGCTGGCCAAAAGAAATCTCTGTGTAGCTGTAGGCTTCCAGTAGGGTCTCCTCATCGACAGTTTCTGCATCGGCAGCACTATTCGATGGCCAGGAAAAGTTCCGAATACAAACGGGAACTTTCCACTCGTTATCAATGATTGTGATCGTCTTGCGATAATCCGGAGAAACCTCTTTCGAGCGGTATTCCACCTGGAATGCGGTACAAGGACGATCCCCAAACGATTCGCCTTCCAGCACATCGCAAGTGGCAAAATTGGCCGCTTGTAAATCCAGAGTGTGATAGTGAAGCATCAGTTTCGTCAGCTCCAGCATCCCCGCCTTTGTCACAGGATACCGCGATTCGGCCATTGCCAGTGAACTTTCAGGTTCAATCGAAATCGCTGGCAAACGTGCCTTCCAGCCACCGGCATGCACAATCATCTTGTCTGCATTTTCACCGGCGACATACAGCACTTCTCGACCTGCATCACCAGTCAGCCATTTCAAATAAATACTGAATGGCTGATGACGAATCTTGACATAAATCGACTGCTCTTCGGTCAATTCGCCAGCCACCAGTTCCTGCTTTGTGAACTGGGCGGTGTAATCCGGTGTCTGCTGCAGAAAAGCCAACCCTTCACGCAGCATGCTCACTTTCCGCCGCAGATTCGCAGCTGCAGGAGTCTCCGCCGTCACTGGCACGGGATTCTCGATGGAGCTTCGTACTATCGAATCGGCAGTGGTCGCTGTCGCCATGGCCACTTCAGCCGACACATCTGCTGATGTATCGGGCGAGATCTCGGGAGTGATGTCATTTTTGACCTCAGGGGTCGCTTTGGCAAACGACATCTTGAGTGGCTGAGATTTTTTGACCACGATCTGGCGATAGTCAGCACCGGCAATCGAGGGATCAAATTCGAGACGAAGCCCGATCAAGGTCACAAGAGCCAGCGCCACGGCTGTTCCATTAGCACGATGAACAGTCGGCAGACTCCAGTAAAGACGAATCATTCGACGCATACATGGGGTTTCCTGGTTGGGGAGCCACAGTCGATCACTGAAGAAACGAACGGCAATTTGCGTCGGGGGCAGATTCCACTAGACACGATGCGCACTCACAGCTTCGACCCAAACCAGGATGCGACCAGGATGGCCCAAGCCAAGCCTTGCCCAGATCTCACCGAAGTCATCATCGGCAATTGAGCAAGCTGGTTATGAGGCACGAGTCGATGACATCCGCAGGATTTGCCAGATGAACTGCCGATCAGCGAGAAAGAATTGCCAGGAAAGAGCCCACCACAAAGAGAATCGGCGAACCTTGCAGAACTTCCGCACCCCGTTTCTCTCTGACTGATCGACCAGACTCCTCGGGACACATGCCCCAGCCGTCAGAGTCTCGCATCGCAGAATGACGAAAGAATCATCTGGCATCCCACTTGTTCAGGATTGATTTTCTCACCTCAGCCAGCAAATGAAGCTGGCACAAGATTCAAGCGACTGTAGAAACGTCTGCAACACGGGTTGAATTTGCAGTGAGCAAGGTGTTGGATTTGCCGCGAAACTGAGACATTGGTTGAAAACCTGCCACATCGGGCGAATTTCACGAGGTAGACTATTCACACGAGGACGATGGTTTGTGGAATTCTCTCAGCAGACGCCGTTGTTAACCCTGATCTTGACCAGATGATCTGGTCACGTTGTATCACGATTAACAATCAATACGAAGTTAATGATTATCCGAGCGGGGCCGGGCTTTTCTCTTGAGAGGAGGTTCTGCCGCGAAGACCATTGGCAACTTATGATTCAACTGGATCGACTGACGAAAAAGTTCTCAGACTTCAAGACGGGTGAACGTCTGGCACTTGATCATGTCAGCTTCGATGTCAAACCCGGCGAAATCTTTGGACTACTGGGCCCCAATGGCGCAGGAAAAACCACCTGCCTGAGAATTCTCAGTACCGTCCTTAAACCAAGTTCCGGTTCCGCCATCATCGCCGGCTACGACGTCGCCACTCATCCCGCTCAAGTTCGCGCCCGCATCGGCTTCATGTCGAATAATACTGGCATCTACGACCGCATGACCGCCTGGGAACTTGTCGAATACTATGGTCGGCTCTATGGCATTCCGCAGGCACAACTCACTCAGCGACTCGAAACGATCTTCAGCACATTGCAGATGAACGAAATTCGTGAAGTGCTCGGCTCCAAAATGTCGACCGGCATGAAACAGAAGGTTTCCATCGCCCGAGCCATTGTGCACGATCCACCCGTCATGATCTTCGACGAACCGACCAGTGGACTCGATGTGCTAGTCGCCCGCAGAGTGATTCATGCTGTCGAATCACTCCGAGATCAGGGCAAGTGCATCATCTTCTCAACACACATCATGCGTGAAGTCGAGAAACTGTGTGACCGCATTGCGATCATTTATCGCGGTCGAATCCTGGCTCAGGGTTCCATTGAAGAACTGCGCGATACACATCATCAGCGGGATATCGAAGAACTCTTTTTTGAACTGATTTCCGCCTGCGATGCCGAAGAAGCTGAGCGTCTGCGTGCCAATGAAGACTCCATCAATCCAGGCCTCGACGACACCAGCGTTAACGTCGAGGTGAGACCATGAACTGGCGCAACGTCTGGCTGATATTCCGCCGTGAAGTTCTCGATCAATTGCGCGATCGCCGTACCTTATTTATGGTGGCTGTTTTACCGTTACTGCTGTATCCCGCACTGGGGATCGGAATGATGCAGTTGACCGTACTCTTCAGCGAGCAGCCGCGCACGGTCGTGATACTCGGAGCCGCTGATCTTCCTCCGCCTCAACTGCTCGATGGTCATCGCTTTGCTCAAGCCTGGTTCGAGACCAACACCGAGAGCCAGAATAAGCTCGAAGTCATTACCGATCTGCCAGCAGAAAATACAGACACAGAAAACTCCAAACCTTTATCCGCCGATGCTGAGCAGCCGTCGAATACCACAAAAAAGTCAACCGCTTCACCTGCCGATCTGGCTCGCCGACAAAGAATCCTCAACCAGGCTAAAGAACTTCAGGTTCTCATTGAACAGCTTAAACTGCTCAATCCCGCTGCGGTCGAAAGAGGTCGCCCTGCAGCTTTACTTTCCCCCGAACTGGAAGCCACTCAGGTTCAGCTTCGCAAAACGATGAGTGAGCTCTTTAAGCAAAGTGGCATTCAAGTTCTCATTATTATCCCGCCCGATTTTGACCAGAGTATCGAAGCCGTCAAGCAGCAACTCGCCAGTCAACGCAGCCAGCACGGCGAAGACGGCGCAAAAGATGCCACCTCACCACTGGCACCCACAATACCACTGGCACCTGCGAGCAATTTTGACTACCCCAGACCACTCATTATCCGCAATCGTGCAGATGACAAATCGGTCATTGCCTACACACGCGTTGTCGAAGTGATGGAATCGTGGGAAAGGCAGATCCTTCGCGATCAACTTAAAGCCGGTGGTCTTCCCGAACAATTGCCCACACCCATCCGCGCCCACGTCGTCGAACTGGCCGATTCTCAACAGGTGGCGAATAACGTCTGGAGCAAGCTCTTCCCAGCCATGCTCATTATCATGGCTGTCACGGGCGCGTTTTACCCCGCCATTGATCTGGCTGCGGGTGAGAAAGAACGCGGCACCATGGAAACCCTTCTCATCTGCCCGGCCAGCCGCACCGAAATCGTCCTTGGAAAATTCTTTACGGTCATGGGCTTCAGTATGGCCACTGCAGTGCTGAATCTCTTAAGCCTCAGCTTCACAGGCAAGTATGTCTCATCGCTAGCAGCATCCAATCTCTCTCGCAATGTCGATCTGACACTCCCGGCATTTTCATCGCTTGTGTGGGTTGCAGTTCTTCTCATCCCTATCGCAGCTCTCTTTAGCGCACTTTGCCTTGCGCTCGCGACATTCGCGCGAAGTTCTAAAGAAGGTCAATACTACCTCACCCCACTTTTGATGGTGACGTTAGGACTCACGGTCTTCTGCCTCTCACCCGCTGTCGAAATGCAGCCGTTCTATAGCATTCTGCCAGTCGTTGGCCCGGCTCTACTGCTAAAAGAGAGACTCCTCGGGACTGCCGATTCATATCTTCTGTGGCTCTATTCCATACCGGTACTGATCACGTCGGCAGGATACAGCCTGCTGGCTCTCTGGTGGGCGATTGATCAGTTCAGTCGAGAAGAAGTCCTCTTCCGCGAATCGGAACGCTTCGAACTCAAACTCTGGCTCAAGCAACTCCTTCGCGACAAAACGCCGACACCTTCCTTTGCAGAAGCCGGCGTTTGCTTTGTCGTGATCATGCTCCTGCAGT from Planctopirus ephydatiae encodes:
- a CDS encoding serine hydrolase domain-containing protein, with the protein product MTSITALADELKVDEVQRLIDAYTRKHPSAVVAAKIIRPAGDLFVTSGEFIPDEVVSPDKSGTERSDTQKPNDKPARSADEHSLFALASVTKTFTGVLLALLAEKQVLSLGDPAVDYLPQAWKLPSEHQAGIERKISLLELATHSSGLPVQPPDIVSFARQHQTENNPYSQYDRKALEQSLPGVKLSHPMGEKYLYSNLGMGLLGHALANATKASNFESALQTHLLDPLELHETRFHLTPEMQTRRVPTFNQQGIAAPTWSFATLEACGGLHSSIHDLTRWVKAHWPLPNDAEKPLAGHQLQTQRHASLEISAAFANSLKTHFPKHPDPLSKKLQMGLGWHLITIPLPKNTTPDNQKNEHRPRMKRIAFHAGATTASRSFVALDAEHRVGVILLANVPHSLDEIGIQLMQQLLTHE
- a CDS encoding DUF1571 domain-containing protein; protein product: MRRMIRLYWSLPTVHRANGTAVALALVTLIGLRLEFDPSIAGADYRQIVVKKSQPLKMSFAKATPEVKNDITPEISPDTSADVSAEVAMATATTADSIVRSSIENPVPVTAETPAAANLRRKVSMLREGLAFLQQTPDYTAQFTKQELVAGELTEEQSIYVKIRHQPFSIYLKWLTGDAGREVLYVAGENADKMIVHAGGWKARLPAISIEPESSLAMAESRYPVTKAGMLELTKLMLHYHTLDLQAANFATCDVLEGESFGDRPCTAFQVEYRSKEVSPDYRKTITIIDNEWKVPVCIRNFSWPSNSAADAETVDEETLLEAYSYTEISFGQQLAEADFDSKNEEYRFRRQ
- a CDS encoding ATP-binding cassette domain-containing protein; its protein translation is MIQLDRLTKKFSDFKTGERLALDHVSFDVKPGEIFGLLGPNGAGKTTCLRILSTVLKPSSGSAIIAGYDVATHPAQVRARIGFMSNNTGIYDRMTAWELVEYYGRLYGIPQAQLTQRLETIFSTLQMNEIREVLGSKMSTGMKQKVSIARAIVHDPPVMIFDEPTSGLDVLVARRVIHAVESLRDQGKCIIFSTHIMREVEKLCDRIAIIYRGRILAQGSIEELRDTHHQRDIEELFFELISACDAEEAERLRANEDSINPGLDDTSVNVEVRP
- a CDS encoding ABC transporter permease subunit/CPBP intramembrane protease, translating into MNWRNVWLIFRREVLDQLRDRRTLFMVAVLPLLLYPALGIGMMQLTVLFSEQPRTVVILGAADLPPPQLLDGHRFAQAWFETNTESQNKLEVITDLPAENTDTENSKPLSADAEQPSNTTKKSTASPADLARRQRILNQAKELQVLIEQLKLLNPAAVERGRPAALLSPELEATQVQLRKTMSELFKQSGIQVLIIIPPDFDQSIEAVKQQLASQRSQHGEDGAKDATSPLAPTIPLAPASNFDYPRPLIIRNRADDKSVIAYTRVVEVMESWERQILRDQLKAGGLPEQLPTPIRAHVVELADSQQVANNVWSKLFPAMLIIMAVTGAFYPAIDLAAGEKERGTMETLLICPASRTEIVLGKFFTVMGFSMATAVLNLLSLSFTGKYVSSLAASNLSRNVDLTLPAFSSLVWVAVLLIPIAALFSALCLALATFARSSKEGQYYLTPLLMVTLGLTVFCLSPAVEMQPFYSILPVVGPALLLKERLLGTADSYLLWLYSIPVLITSAGYSLLALWWAIDQFSREEVLFRESERFELKLWLKQLLRDKTPTPSFAEAGVCFVVIMLLQFAALKMFQQPLSRAKPNELGGIMLKLMIVQQVAIIATPALMMGIILTTSVRQTFQFRLPKLRYLAASIILALSVFPLSLELSHRLAWFFPPLPESMKQVGELLSKNEQPLWLLLVAFAIAPAICEELAFRGFILSGLRQGGRHGLAIVISAISFGIIHMVSQQVFNAALLGLIIGLLAVQSRSIYPGMLYHFLHNGMQVGLSQIQTQLTKPGFHQTFITVTEGELVFRPLLLLLCALIAMAALTWLVSQPYPPREESPAPAN